From the genome of Bos taurus isolate L1 Dominette 01449 registration number 42190680 breed Hereford chromosome 2, ARS-UCD2.0, whole genome shotgun sequence, one region includes:
- the CRYBG2 gene encoding beta/gamma crystallin domain-containing protein 2 isoform 1 (isoform 1 is encoded by transcript variant 1) — MAERRGGLGARLARRLAGLGVRRERKGKRTPEEARSRDRPWGGQSCPDLAQGQGSTSKVSLKAQAQSHSELDLRAGSLGSWLWKRRHSSVGPVEPLGRLQRPAVGSASDLANHASMGPESLAPAVTSGEPAGARGPSGPPPVPGCLEQGPPGHTCQQPPHSARGFPLWPKAPSNLEDVLPHPASCPRAEGAKGEPTTSGPALPEPTLPEPAQTLRERPSARRTRYYRITVSLQGREQAPGEETEEPKPAQPAPHPCGPEESRGWQEPPQGPRPITGCLADPPQEPQLRAPPHQGSTVQQQELRAGRTPGSPHRRELDHSEPRTPQDALPGPNMEEASGPPAEAKARVVSTTLTWRQRPPAQDEVKHRFHKVSLVSGAQSEAPSEETSESSHRREEVNGFAVREEETVNHQGPRDGAGSKSFQSHGPIFSKKYTLPLKEKRPVGRLKEAAEQGDGSPQPPRTEPPSAGVTARTELSVPAHGPREPSPHPGVSFTSGSSRSLEERRVTRTVRTTVMVGGHVDRRVNSTVINSVGPALVGEALPRGRNAARAVRAVVVNPRAEGSPSRSQALELLSSLVPTERTAPTSRLPRPLAAVPRSPDLGSTEGSALRQLPETRTAEPKDRSAPGPAGFLEEAHPTPSQEVPAAHPDQEQDRTLGAGVHEVPRVQRPASPTQSPLQTSQGHTPVPSSPRLQTRTLSLDLVQPPEQPEAPTQARAQLTLKPQGPQALPSIKREGLSDPPAATVLPMVKTEVVIVPGQSLAPSSMRWKAITSPGGLSAPSSPKNKVVQDSEKVPVVSLTQKEIVQGPGVPADSSPNQKEVVQGRSAPAASGPKPTNVAQGPEVSLISQKEVVWSTAGSPVPPLPKEEAAQGLTIPAVPSPKQEKVVQGSEESIVSSPTQKEVVQDPDASNVPSSTQKVAVQAPATLIAPSSSVGKVSSGPGGPPAPVMMGAETSQESQLVPEATKDKTFLEPSREEEEVALTADLEIFLDTLRSMEPPEILRTHRLPRAPRSSYLAMYATLPAIEEDQPGPCVLGPSPQEVPALEVKKEEKAQEEEEEEPENPYLSDDEKLQRRQERARLGPPRDPSPARPTQVSCSPLEMMKKHVAGAKGPHPEPGPEWQAGSRPTSRLGGSLLFGGLVPALKEAPTSEPLGTKLSALQPHRAPGLKKGPGQLPLLYSERPPPEKPARARPPEGWSPALKTQGKLNTRPGKIILFSEPGCQGSRREVWEDADDASGWARVASVRVVRGCWVLHEQPGFQGQKLVLPQGDMELGAPGSAWSSQGIGSLRRVVRDYITPEISLYSEEGLKGEQVKLTEALEDPQGLERPLQMASATVSAGLWLLYPKPFFEDTPCILEPGEYPTSEAWGASDPSMGSLKPMRLGCPSVERPGEPKAVVYEAPGFQGRSWEVNRDIYNLQQPEDSQSPNLASVGSLRVLGGCWVGYEKEGFRGHQYLLEEGEYTDWSRWGGYNEVLTSLRVIRTDFGDPAVVLFEAMDFEGPGVEVSEALPDVELAGHGPRTQAIHVLSGVWVAYQEVGFSGEQYVLEKGVYRNCDDWGSGNSALASLQPVLQVGEHNLHFISKIQLFSGPDFLGDHISFEDDQSSLPTSFQPQSCRVHGGSWILFDEKNFEGEQYILSEGEFPTLTAMGCLASTVLGSLRKVPLYFSEPSIFLYGLECFEGKEIELSGEVRSLQAEGFNNHVLSVRIKGGVWVLCEHSDFRGRQWLVGSCEITNWLTYSGTQRVGSLYPIKQRRAYFRLWNAALGGFLTVPDHVEDMKAGRVVVSEPQAGGSNIWFYEDGLLKNQVAPTMSLQVIGPPSTGSKVVLWAESRLPRQTWSISELGYICSHMFEGRILDVKGGRGYDRDHAVLWELAKDRASQIWTVHVL; from the exons ATGGCCGAGCGGCGCGGGGGCCTAGGGGCCCGCCTGGCTCGCCGCCTGGCCGGGCTGGGGGTCCGGAGGGAGCGCAAGGGGAAGCGGACCCCGGAGGAGGCCAGATCCCGGGATAG GCCCTGGGGTGGCCAGAGCTGCCCTGACCTGGCCCAGGGCCAGGGCAGCACCAGCAAAGTCAGCCTCAAG GCCCAAGCCCAGAGCCACTCAGAGTTGGACCTTCGTGCAGGGAGCCTTGGCTCCTGGCTTTGGAAGCGACGACACAGCTCAGTGGGGCCCGTGGAGCCTCTGGGGCGCCTCCAGAGGCCTGCTGTAGGCAGTGCCTCTGACCTGGCCAACCATGCCTCCATGGGGCCGGAGAGCCTGGCACCAGCGGTGACCTCGGGAGAGCCTGCTGGAGCCAGGGGTCCCTCAGGCCCACCGCCGGTGCCTGGATGTTTGGAACAAGGACCTCCGGGCCACACCTGCCAGCAACCCCCACACTCAGCCCGGGGGTTTCCTCTGTGGCCCAAGGCACCCAGCAACCTGGAAGACGTGCTGCCCCACCCAGCGTCCTGCCCCAGGGCAGAGGGGGCAAAGGGCGAGCCTACCACCTCAGGGCCGGCCCTGCCAGAGCCAACCCTGCCAGAGCCAGCCCAGACCCTACGTGAGCGTCCCTCTGCCAGGAGGACCCGCTACTACCGCATCACTGTCAGCCTGCAGGGGCGTGAGCAAGCACCTGGGGAGGAGACTGAAGAGCCCAAACCGGCCCAACCAGCTCCCCACCCCTGCGGCCCTGAGGAATCCAGGGGCTGGCAGGAGCCTCCTCAGGGGCCCCGCCCCATCACAGGGTGCCTAGCTGACCCGCCTCAGGAACCCCAGCTCCGAGCCCCACCACATCAGGGGAGCACGGTCCAGCAGCAGGAGCTCCGGGCCGGCCGGACGCCTGGGTCCCCGCACAGACG CGAGCTGGACCACAGCGAGCCAAGGACACCTCAGGACGCCTTGCCAGGGCCCAACATGGAGGAGGCCAGCGGGCCTCCGGCTGAGGCCAAGGCCCGAGTGGTGAGCACCACGCTGACATGGCGGCAGCGGCCCCCTGCCCAGGACGAGGTCAAACACCGTTTCCACAAGGTGTCCCTGGTGTCAGGGGCCCAGTCGGAAGCCCCGTCCGAGGAGACGTCTGAGTCCAGCCATCGTCGAGAGGAAGTCAATGGCTTTGCTGTCCGGGAGGAAGAGACCGTGAACCACCAGGGCCCCCGGGACGGGGCTGGCTCCAAGAGCTTCCAGAGCCACGGGCCCATCTTTTCCAAGAAGTACACATTACCCCTCAAGGAGAAAAGGCCAGTGGGAAGACTGAAGGAGGCTGCGGAGCAGGGTGAcggcagcccccagccccccaggaCCGAGCCGCCCAGCGCGGGAGTCACGGCCAGGACTGAGTTGTCGGTGCCAGCACACGGGCCCCGGGAGCCGAGCCCCCACCCGGGTGTGAGTTTCACCAGCGGGAGCTCCAGGAGCCTGGAGGAGCGGCGGGTGACACGCACTGTGCGGACCACCGTGATGGTGGGAGGGCACGTGGACCGCCGGGTGAACAGCACCGTGATCAACTCCGTGGGGCCCGCGCTCGTGGGCGAGGCCCTGCCAAGGGGCCGCAATGCTGCCCGCGCGGTGCGGGCAGTGGTGGTGAACCCGCGGGCCGAGGGCTCCCCCAGTCGCAGTCAGGCCCTGGAGCTGCTAAGTAGCCTTGTGCCCACTGAGCGGACCGCCCCCACCAGCCGGCTTCCCAGGCCCCTGGCTGCTGTGCCAAGGAGTCCAGATCTGGGCAGCACAGAAGGGTCAGCCCTGAGGCAGCTGCCTGAGACGAGGACAGCAGAGCCGAAGGACAGATCTGCCCCGGGCCCTgcgggcttcctggaggaagctcACCCCACTCCGAGCCAGGAGGTCCCTGCAGCCCACCCAGACCAGGAACAGGACAGAACCCTGGGTGCCGGGGTCCATGAGGTCCCAAGGGTGCAGAGACCCGCCAGCCCCACCCAGTCCCCTCTCCAGACCTCTCAGGGCCACACCCCAGTACCTTCCTCTCCCAGACTCCAGACCCGAACCCTCTCCCTGGACCTAGTTCAACCCCCAGAGCAACCTGAAGCACCTACTCAGGCTCGGGCCCAGCTCACTCTCAAGCCCCAGGgaccccaggccctgccctccaTCAAAAGAGAAGGGCTTTCAGATCCCCCTGCGGCCACCGTCCTTCCTATGGTGAAGACTGAGGTTGTGATAGTCCCTGGACAATCTCTTGCTCCATCCTCTATGAGATGGAAGGCCATCACCAGCCCGGGAGGTCTTTCTGCTCCATCCTCCCCAAAGAATAAGGTTGTTCAGGACTCTGAAAAAGTCCCTGTTGTCTCCCTTACCCAGAAAGAGATAGTACAGGGCCCTGGAGTTCCTGCTGACTCATCTCCCAACCAAAAAGAGGTAGTGCAGGGTCGGAGTGCTCCTGCTGCCTCAGGCCCCAAACCAACCAACGTTGCCCAGGGCCCAGAAGTCAGCCTGATCAGCCAGAAAGAGGTCGTCTGGAGTACAGCAGGCAGCCcggtccctcccctccccaaggaAGAGGCTGCTCAAGGCCTGACAATTCCTGCCGTCCCATCCCCCAAACAGGAAAAGGTTGTCCAGGGGTCTGAAGAAAGCATCGTCTCATCTCCCACCCAAAAAGAAGTTGTCCAGGACCCTGATGCTTCTAATGTCCCATCTTCCACCCAGAAAGTAGCTGTCCAGGCCCCAGCCACTCTCATCGCCCCCTCCTCCTCAGTGGGCAAGGTATCCTCTGGTCCAGGAGGTCCCCCAGCCCCGGTGATGATGGGAGCAGAGACCAGCCAGGAGTCCCAGCTTGTCCCTGAAGCCACCAAGGACAAGACATTCCTGGAGCCAtcgagggaggaggaggaggtggcccTGACTGCTGACCTGGAGATTTTCCTGGATACCCTGCGGAGCATGGAGCCTCCTGAGATCCTGCGCACTCACCGGCTACCTCGAGCCCCCCGCTCCTCCTACCTGGCCATGTACGCCACCCTGCCTGCCATCGAGGAGGACCAGCCTGGGCCATGTGTGCTGGGACCCAGCCCCCAGGAGGTGCCAGCCCTGGAAgtaaagaaggaggagaaggcacaggaggaggaggaagaagagccaGAGAACCCCTACCTGAGCGACGATGAAAAGCTCCAGCGCAGGCAGGAGAGAGCCAGGCTAGGCCCCCCCAGGGACCCCTCCCCTGCCCGGCCCACCCAGGTCTCTTGCTCTCCTCTGGAGATGATGAAGAAGCATGTAGCAGGTGCCAAGGGCCCCCACCCAGAACCTGGGCCAGAGTGGCAGGCAGGCAGCCGGCCCACTTCCCGTCTTGGAGGCAGCCTCCTCTTTGGGGGTctggtgcctgccctgaaggaggcccCCACCTCGGAACCACTGGGCACAAAACTATCCGCTCTGCAGCCCCACAGGGCACCGGGGCTCAAGAAGGGTCCAGGACAGCTGCCCCTGCTCTACAGTGAAAGGCCACCTCCAGAAAAGCCGGCACGTGCCCGGCCCCCGGAGGGGTGG AGcccagcactgaagacccagggCAAGCTGAACACGAGACCTGGAAAG ATTATCCTCTTCTCAGAGCCTGGCTGCCAAGGCAGCCGCAGGGAGGTCTGGGAAGATGCTGATGATGCTTCCGGCTGGGCCCGTGTGGCCTCCGTACGGGTGGTCCGAGGCTG CTGGGTGCTGCACGAACAGCCAGGATTCCAGGGCCAGAAGCTGGTCCTGCCTCAAGGGGATATGGAACTTGGAGCCCCAGGATCAGCATGGAGTAGCCAAGGCATCGGCTCCCTGAGGAGGGTCGTCCGG GATTACATTACCCCAGAGATCAGTCTGTACTCTGAGGAGGGCCTCAAAGGGGAGCAAGTGAAGCTGACTGAGGCCTTGGAGGACCCCCAGGGCCTGGAGAGGCCCCTGCAAATGgcatctgccactgtttctgcaGGACT GTGGCTTCTATACCCCAAACCCTTCTTTGAAGATACTCCCTGTATTCTGGAGCCTGGAGAGTATCCCACCTCAGAGGCCTGGGGAGCATCAGACCCCAGCATGGGCTCCCTGAAGCCCATGAGATTG GGCTGCCCAAGTGTGGAGAGGCCAGGGGAGCCCAAG GCTGTGGTGTATGAGGCCCCAGGGTTTCAGGGCCGGAGCTGGGAAGTGAACAGAGACATCTACAACCTGCAGCAGCCAGAGGATAGCCAGAGCCCCAACTTGGCGTCTGTGGGGTCCCTGCGAGTTCTCGGGGGCTG CTGGGTGGGCTACGAGAAGGAGGGTTTCCGGGGTCACCAGTATCTGCTGGAAGAGGGAGAATACACTGATTGGTCACGTTGGGGAGGCTATAACGAGGTGTTAACCTCCCTGCGGGTCATCCGAACG GACTTCGGGGACCCGGCCGTGGTGCTGTTTGAGGCCATGGACTTCGAGGGGCCGGGCGTGGAGGTGAGCGAGGCACTGCCAGACGTGGAGCTGGCGGGACACGGCCCCAGAACGCAGGCGATCCACGTTCTCAGCGGCGT GTGGGTGGCGTATCAGGAGGTGGGCTTCTCCGGGGAGCAGTACGTGCTGGAGAAGGGCGTGTACCGCAACTGCGACGACTGGGGCTCGGGCAACAGCGCCCTCGCCTCGCTGCAGCCCGTCCTGCAG GTCGGGGAGCACAATCTGCACTTTATCTCAAAG ATTCAGCTTTTCTCCGGCCCCGACTTCCTGGGTGACCACATCTCTTTTGAAGATGACCAGAGCTCTCTGCCCACCTCCTTCCAGCCCCAGTCTTGCCGAGTCCACGGCGGCAG cTGGATCCTGTTTGATGAGAAGAATTTTGAGGGTGAGCAGTACATTCTGTCTGAGGGCGAGTTCCCTACTCTTACAGCCATGGGCTGCCTGGCCTCCACCGTCCTGGGCTCTCTCCGGAAGGTGCCCCTG TACTTTTCCGAGCCATCCATTTTCCTGTATGGACTGGAGTGCTTCGAGGGCAAGGAGATTGAGCTCAGCGGGGAGGTGCGGAGCCTGCAGGCCGAGGGCTTCAACAATCATGTGCTGTCCGTGCGGATCAAGGGGGGCGT CTGGGTGCTATGCGAGCACAGCGACTTCCGGGGCCGCCAGTGGCTGGTGGGCAGCTGTGAGATCACCAACTGGCTGACATACAGCGGGACCCAGCGGGTGGGCTCCCTCTACCCCATCAAGCAG CGCCGGGCTTATTTTCGCCTCTGGAATGCGGCACTGGGGGGATTCCTGACTGTGCCAGACCACGTGGAAGACATGAAGGCGGGCCGCGTGGTGGTCTCTGAGCCCCAAGCCGGAGGCAGCAACATCTGGTTCTACGAGGATGGGCTACTGAAGAACCAG GTGGCCCCCACTATGAGCCTGCAGGTGATTGGCCCCCCCAGCACAGGCTCCAAGGTGGTGCTGTGGGCTGAGAGCCGCCTGCCCCGCCAGACATGGAGCATCAGTGAGTTGGGCTACATCTGCAGCCACATGTTTGAAGGTCGGATCCTAGATGTGAAAG GTGGCCGGGGCTACGACCGGGACCACGCAGTGCTGTGGGAGCTGGCCAAGGACAGGGCGTCCCAGATCTGGACTGTCCATGTGCTTTGA
- the CRYBG2 gene encoding beta/gamma crystallin domain-containing protein 2 isoform 2 (isoform 2 is encoded by transcript variant 2), which produces MEEASGPPAEAKARVVSTTLTWRQRPPAQDEVKHRFHKVSLVSGAQSEAPSEETSESSHRREEVNGFAVREEETVNHQGPRDGAGSKSFQSHGPIFSKKYTLPLKEKRPVGRLKEAAEQGDGSPQPPRTEPPSAGVTARTELSVPAHGPREPSPHPGVSFTSGSSRSLEERRVTRTVRTTVMVGGHVDRRVNSTVINSVGPALVGEALPRGRNAARAVRAVVVNPRAEGSPSRSQALELLSSLVPTERTAPTSRLPRPLAAVPRSPDLGSTEGSALRQLPETRTAEPKDRSAPGPAGFLEEAHPTPSQEVPAAHPDQEQDRTLGAGVHEVPRVQRPASPTQSPLQTSQGHTPVPSSPRLQTRTLSLDLVQPPEQPEAPTQARAQLTLKPQGPQALPSIKREGLSDPPAATVLPMVKTEVVIVPGQSLAPSSMRWKAITSPGGLSAPSSPKNKVVQDSEKVPVVSLTQKEIVQGPGVPADSSPNQKEVVQGRSAPAASGPKPTNVAQGPEVSLISQKEVVWSTAGSPVPPLPKEEAAQGLTIPAVPSPKQEKVVQGSEESIVSSPTQKEVVQDPDASNVPSSTQKVAVQAPATLIAPSSSVGKVSSGPGGPPAPVMMGAETSQESQLVPEATKDKTFLEPSREEEEVALTADLEIFLDTLRSMEPPEILRTHRLPRAPRSSYLAMYATLPAIEEDQPGPCVLGPSPQEVPALEVKKEEKAQEEEEEEPENPYLSDDEKLQRRQERARLGPPRDPSPARPTQVSCSPLEMMKKHVAGAKGPHPEPGPEWQAGSRPTSRLGGSLLFGGLVPALKEAPTSEPLGTKLSALQPHRAPGLKKGPGQLPLLYSERPPPEKPARARPPEGWSPALKTQGKLNTRPGKIILFSEPGCQGSRREVWEDADDASGWARVASVRVVRGCWVLHEQPGFQGQKLVLPQGDMELGAPGSAWSSQGIGSLRRVVRDYITPEISLYSEEGLKGEQVKLTEALEDPQGLERPLQMASATVSAGLWLLYPKPFFEDTPCILEPGEYPTSEAWGASDPSMGSLKPMRLGCPSVERPGEPKAVVYEAPGFQGRSWEVNRDIYNLQQPEDSQSPNLASVGSLRVLGGCWVGYEKEGFRGHQYLLEEGEYTDWSRWGGYNEVLTSLRVIRTDFGDPAVVLFEAMDFEGPGVEVSEALPDVELAGHGPRTQAIHVLSGVWVAYQEVGFSGEQYVLEKGVYRNCDDWGSGNSALASLQPVLQVGEHNLHFISKIQLFSGPDFLGDHISFEDDQSSLPTSFQPQSCRVHGGSWILFDEKNFEGEQYILSEGEFPTLTAMGCLASTVLGSLRKVPLYFSEPSIFLYGLECFEGKEIELSGEVRSLQAEGFNNHVLSVRIKGGVWVLCEHSDFRGRQWLVGSCEITNWLTYSGTQRVGSLYPIKQRRAYFRLWNAALGGFLTVPDHVEDMKAGRVVVSEPQAGGSNIWFYEDGLLKNQVAPTMSLQVIGPPSTGSKVVLWAESRLPRQTWSISELGYICSHMFEGRILDVKGGRGYDRDHAVLWELAKDRASQIWTVHVL; this is translated from the exons ATGGAGGAGGCCAGCGGGCCTCCGGCTGAGGCCAAGGCCCGAGTGGTGAGCACCACGCTGACATGGCGGCAGCGGCCCCCTGCCCAGGACGAGGTCAAACACCGTTTCCACAAGGTGTCCCTGGTGTCAGGGGCCCAGTCGGAAGCCCCGTCCGAGGAGACGTCTGAGTCCAGCCATCGTCGAGAGGAAGTCAATGGCTTTGCTGTCCGGGAGGAAGAGACCGTGAACCACCAGGGCCCCCGGGACGGGGCTGGCTCCAAGAGCTTCCAGAGCCACGGGCCCATCTTTTCCAAGAAGTACACATTACCCCTCAAGGAGAAAAGGCCAGTGGGAAGACTGAAGGAGGCTGCGGAGCAGGGTGAcggcagcccccagccccccaggaCCGAGCCGCCCAGCGCGGGAGTCACGGCCAGGACTGAGTTGTCGGTGCCAGCACACGGGCCCCGGGAGCCGAGCCCCCACCCGGGTGTGAGTTTCACCAGCGGGAGCTCCAGGAGCCTGGAGGAGCGGCGGGTGACACGCACTGTGCGGACCACCGTGATGGTGGGAGGGCACGTGGACCGCCGGGTGAACAGCACCGTGATCAACTCCGTGGGGCCCGCGCTCGTGGGCGAGGCCCTGCCAAGGGGCCGCAATGCTGCCCGCGCGGTGCGGGCAGTGGTGGTGAACCCGCGGGCCGAGGGCTCCCCCAGTCGCAGTCAGGCCCTGGAGCTGCTAAGTAGCCTTGTGCCCACTGAGCGGACCGCCCCCACCAGCCGGCTTCCCAGGCCCCTGGCTGCTGTGCCAAGGAGTCCAGATCTGGGCAGCACAGAAGGGTCAGCCCTGAGGCAGCTGCCTGAGACGAGGACAGCAGAGCCGAAGGACAGATCTGCCCCGGGCCCTgcgggcttcctggaggaagctcACCCCACTCCGAGCCAGGAGGTCCCTGCAGCCCACCCAGACCAGGAACAGGACAGAACCCTGGGTGCCGGGGTCCATGAGGTCCCAAGGGTGCAGAGACCCGCCAGCCCCACCCAGTCCCCTCTCCAGACCTCTCAGGGCCACACCCCAGTACCTTCCTCTCCCAGACTCCAGACCCGAACCCTCTCCCTGGACCTAGTTCAACCCCCAGAGCAACCTGAAGCACCTACTCAGGCTCGGGCCCAGCTCACTCTCAAGCCCCAGGgaccccaggccctgccctccaTCAAAAGAGAAGGGCTTTCAGATCCCCCTGCGGCCACCGTCCTTCCTATGGTGAAGACTGAGGTTGTGATAGTCCCTGGACAATCTCTTGCTCCATCCTCTATGAGATGGAAGGCCATCACCAGCCCGGGAGGTCTTTCTGCTCCATCCTCCCCAAAGAATAAGGTTGTTCAGGACTCTGAAAAAGTCCCTGTTGTCTCCCTTACCCAGAAAGAGATAGTACAGGGCCCTGGAGTTCCTGCTGACTCATCTCCCAACCAAAAAGAGGTAGTGCAGGGTCGGAGTGCTCCTGCTGCCTCAGGCCCCAAACCAACCAACGTTGCCCAGGGCCCAGAAGTCAGCCTGATCAGCCAGAAAGAGGTCGTCTGGAGTACAGCAGGCAGCCcggtccctcccctccccaaggaAGAGGCTGCTCAAGGCCTGACAATTCCTGCCGTCCCATCCCCCAAACAGGAAAAGGTTGTCCAGGGGTCTGAAGAAAGCATCGTCTCATCTCCCACCCAAAAAGAAGTTGTCCAGGACCCTGATGCTTCTAATGTCCCATCTTCCACCCAGAAAGTAGCTGTCCAGGCCCCAGCCACTCTCATCGCCCCCTCCTCCTCAGTGGGCAAGGTATCCTCTGGTCCAGGAGGTCCCCCAGCCCCGGTGATGATGGGAGCAGAGACCAGCCAGGAGTCCCAGCTTGTCCCTGAAGCCACCAAGGACAAGACATTCCTGGAGCCAtcgagggaggaggaggaggtggcccTGACTGCTGACCTGGAGATTTTCCTGGATACCCTGCGGAGCATGGAGCCTCCTGAGATCCTGCGCACTCACCGGCTACCTCGAGCCCCCCGCTCCTCCTACCTGGCCATGTACGCCACCCTGCCTGCCATCGAGGAGGACCAGCCTGGGCCATGTGTGCTGGGACCCAGCCCCCAGGAGGTGCCAGCCCTGGAAgtaaagaaggaggagaaggcacaggaggaggaggaagaagagccaGAGAACCCCTACCTGAGCGACGATGAAAAGCTCCAGCGCAGGCAGGAGAGAGCCAGGCTAGGCCCCCCCAGGGACCCCTCCCCTGCCCGGCCCACCCAGGTCTCTTGCTCTCCTCTGGAGATGATGAAGAAGCATGTAGCAGGTGCCAAGGGCCCCCACCCAGAACCTGGGCCAGAGTGGCAGGCAGGCAGCCGGCCCACTTCCCGTCTTGGAGGCAGCCTCCTCTTTGGGGGTctggtgcctgccctgaaggaggcccCCACCTCGGAACCACTGGGCACAAAACTATCCGCTCTGCAGCCCCACAGGGCACCGGGGCTCAAGAAGGGTCCAGGACAGCTGCCCCTGCTCTACAGTGAAAGGCCACCTCCAGAAAAGCCGGCACGTGCCCGGCCCCCGGAGGGGTGG AGcccagcactgaagacccagggCAAGCTGAACACGAGACCTGGAAAG ATTATCCTCTTCTCAGAGCCTGGCTGCCAAGGCAGCCGCAGGGAGGTCTGGGAAGATGCTGATGATGCTTCCGGCTGGGCCCGTGTGGCCTCCGTACGGGTGGTCCGAGGCTG CTGGGTGCTGCACGAACAGCCAGGATTCCAGGGCCAGAAGCTGGTCCTGCCTCAAGGGGATATGGAACTTGGAGCCCCAGGATCAGCATGGAGTAGCCAAGGCATCGGCTCCCTGAGGAGGGTCGTCCGG GATTACATTACCCCAGAGATCAGTCTGTACTCTGAGGAGGGCCTCAAAGGGGAGCAAGTGAAGCTGACTGAGGCCTTGGAGGACCCCCAGGGCCTGGAGAGGCCCCTGCAAATGgcatctgccactgtttctgcaGGACT GTGGCTTCTATACCCCAAACCCTTCTTTGAAGATACTCCCTGTATTCTGGAGCCTGGAGAGTATCCCACCTCAGAGGCCTGGGGAGCATCAGACCCCAGCATGGGCTCCCTGAAGCCCATGAGATTG GGCTGCCCAAGTGTGGAGAGGCCAGGGGAGCCCAAG GCTGTGGTGTATGAGGCCCCAGGGTTTCAGGGCCGGAGCTGGGAAGTGAACAGAGACATCTACAACCTGCAGCAGCCAGAGGATAGCCAGAGCCCCAACTTGGCGTCTGTGGGGTCCCTGCGAGTTCTCGGGGGCTG CTGGGTGGGCTACGAGAAGGAGGGTTTCCGGGGTCACCAGTATCTGCTGGAAGAGGGAGAATACACTGATTGGTCACGTTGGGGAGGCTATAACGAGGTGTTAACCTCCCTGCGGGTCATCCGAACG GACTTCGGGGACCCGGCCGTGGTGCTGTTTGAGGCCATGGACTTCGAGGGGCCGGGCGTGGAGGTGAGCGAGGCACTGCCAGACGTGGAGCTGGCGGGACACGGCCCCAGAACGCAGGCGATCCACGTTCTCAGCGGCGT GTGGGTGGCGTATCAGGAGGTGGGCTTCTCCGGGGAGCAGTACGTGCTGGAGAAGGGCGTGTACCGCAACTGCGACGACTGGGGCTCGGGCAACAGCGCCCTCGCCTCGCTGCAGCCCGTCCTGCAG GTCGGGGAGCACAATCTGCACTTTATCTCAAAG ATTCAGCTTTTCTCCGGCCCCGACTTCCTGGGTGACCACATCTCTTTTGAAGATGACCAGAGCTCTCTGCCCACCTCCTTCCAGCCCCAGTCTTGCCGAGTCCACGGCGGCAG cTGGATCCTGTTTGATGAGAAGAATTTTGAGGGTGAGCAGTACATTCTGTCTGAGGGCGAGTTCCCTACTCTTACAGCCATGGGCTGCCTGGCCTCCACCGTCCTGGGCTCTCTCCGGAAGGTGCCCCTG TACTTTTCCGAGCCATCCATTTTCCTGTATGGACTGGAGTGCTTCGAGGGCAAGGAGATTGAGCTCAGCGGGGAGGTGCGGAGCCTGCAGGCCGAGGGCTTCAACAATCATGTGCTGTCCGTGCGGATCAAGGGGGGCGT CTGGGTGCTATGCGAGCACAGCGACTTCCGGGGCCGCCAGTGGCTGGTGGGCAGCTGTGAGATCACCAACTGGCTGACATACAGCGGGACCCAGCGGGTGGGCTCCCTCTACCCCATCAAGCAG CGCCGGGCTTATTTTCGCCTCTGGAATGCGGCACTGGGGGGATTCCTGACTGTGCCAGACCACGTGGAAGACATGAAGGCGGGCCGCGTGGTGGTCTCTGAGCCCCAAGCCGGAGGCAGCAACATCTGGTTCTACGAGGATGGGCTACTGAAGAACCAG GTGGCCCCCACTATGAGCCTGCAGGTGATTGGCCCCCCCAGCACAGGCTCCAAGGTGGTGCTGTGGGCTGAGAGCCGCCTGCCCCGCCAGACATGGAGCATCAGTGAGTTGGGCTACATCTGCAGCCACATGTTTGAAGGTCGGATCCTAGATGTGAAAG GTGGCCGGGGCTACGACCGGGACCACGCAGTGCTGTGGGAGCTGGCCAAGGACAGGGCGTCCCAGATCTGGACTGTCCATGTGCTTTGA
- the CD52 gene encoding CAMPATH-1 antigen precursor has protein sequence MKGFLFLLFTISLLIMIQIQTGVLGNHTISTSKKPRSGSPAFGSLAGGSILFFLTNTLIQLFHLT, from the exons ATGAAaggcttcctcttcctcctcttcaccATCAGCCTCCTGATTATGATTCAG ATACAAACTGGAGTCCTGGGAAACCATACCATCAGCACCTCCAAGAAACCCCGAAGTGGCTCCCCAGCCTTCGGCAGCCTGGCCGGTGGCAGCATCCTTTTCTTCTTGACCAACACCCTCATCCAGCTCTTCCACCTCACCTGA